The Mixophyes fleayi isolate aMixFle1 chromosome 1, aMixFle1.hap1, whole genome shotgun sequence genome includes a region encoding these proteins:
- the LOC142139367 gene encoding uncharacterized protein LOC142139367 produces the protein MAQEKRATRRTGGGPPLRIEYTTYEEELRQIMPAEIVEGINVQDTDSPSFGQVVESPGPQFSPSARPTPPPSARDSGTDEQAGPSSYQPPQAESLEMSPEPEDQTTITLVTVDAPVSGLQEVSPGPAEPSHHQPAPESMDPAREMALSIGAFQQQQTLFMDRQTRHMSQIAAQLRRIHRSNSQLPAGINRLATALEQTNVQLAQMTGAVEALHSTVREGNANVTRLAGQLHLEIVARLPAPMSSATTSAAITGHEVANGWITAMPDKGPILEILSPPRR, from the exons atggcccaggaaaagagggcaaccaggcgcacgggtggtggcccccctcttcgtattgagtacacaacgtacgaggaggagctgcgacagataatgccggcagagattgtcgaggggataaacgtccaagacacggattcgccctcttttggacaagtagttg aatcgccaggaccgcagttcagtcccagtgccagacctacacctccaccttcagcgagagattcgggcacagacgagcaagcag ggccctcttcataccagccacctcaggcggagtccctggaaatgtcccctgagccagaggatcaaacgaccatcaccctggtaacagtggatgcccctgtgtctggcctccaggaagtttcacctggccctgctgaaccatcacaccaccaacctgcacctgaaagtatggacccagccagagaaatggcgctgtctattggcgcattccagcagcaacagacattgttcatggacaggcaaactcgccacatgtcacaaattgcggcccagttaaggcggatacaccgctccaatagtcaactccctgctggaatcaaccgtctggcaacagctttagaacagaccaatgtgcagctggcccaaatgactggggctgtggaggccttacattccacagtacgtgaggggaatgccaatgtgacccggctggcagggcaactacatttagaaattgtagcccgtttaccggcacctatgtcttcagccaccaccagtgccgcta TTACAGGACATGAGGTTGCAAACGGATGGatcacagccatgccagacaaaggtccaatacttgagatattATCTCCCCCACGGAGATAG